In Thauera aromatica K172, one DNA window encodes the following:
- the rimM gene encoding ribosome maturation factor RimM (Essential for efficient processing of 16S rRNA) gives MIVLGRIVAPFGVQGWVKIHPFGDDPLAWRTMPHWWLCADDHAAEGQWQRFTLKACRMHGKGLVAAFAEVADRNAAEALDGFYVAAPRDALPAPAEGEYYWGDLVGLAVENEAGEALGTVTGLLSTGAHDVLQIRDGTDKDAAERLVPFVAAYILDVDLAARRIRVNWEKDW, from the coding sequence ATGATCGTACTGGGGCGCATCGTCGCCCCTTTTGGCGTTCAGGGCTGGGTCAAGATCCACCCTTTCGGTGACGATCCACTGGCGTGGCGCACGATGCCCCACTGGTGGCTCTGCGCCGACGACCACGCCGCCGAAGGGCAATGGCAGCGCTTCACCCTGAAAGCGTGCCGCATGCACGGCAAGGGGCTCGTTGCCGCCTTTGCCGAAGTTGCCGATCGCAACGCGGCCGAGGCGCTCGACGGCTTTTACGTCGCCGCGCCGCGGGATGCGCTTCCCGCTCCCGCCGAAGGCGAATACTACTGGGGCGACCTCGTCGGCCTGGCGGTCGAAAACGAAGCGGGCGAGGCCCTCGGCACGGTCACCGGGCTGCTGTCGACCGGCGCGCACGACGTATTGCAGATCCGGGACGGGACGGACAAGGACGCCGCCGAACGGCTCGTTCCCTTCGTCGCCGCCTACATTCTGGACGTAGACCTCGCCGCCCGGCGCATCCGGGTGAACTGGGAAAAGGACTGGTAG
- the rpsP gene encoding 30S ribosomal protein S16 has translation MVVIRLARGGAKKRPFFNIVAADSRNRRDGRFIERVGYYNPIASGAEKSLVVNTERLTYWEQNGAQLSPTVARLVKQAAKAAA, from the coding sequence ATGGTCGTCATTCGCCTTGCCCGTGGTGGCGCCAAGAAGCGCCCGTTCTTCAACATCGTTGCCGCCGATTCCCGCAATCGCCGCGACGGCCGCTTCATCGAGCGCGTCGGCTATTACAACCCGATCGCCTCCGGTGCCGAAAAAAGCCTGGTGGTCAACACCGAGCGCCTGACCTACTGGGAACAGAACGGCGCCCAGCTGTCGCCGACCGTCGCCCGCCTGGTCAAGCAGGCCGCCAAGGCTGCTGCCTGA
- the trmD gene encoding tRNA (guanosine(37)-N1)-methyltransferase TrmD, with amino-acid sequence MITLFPEMFAALTGSGITRRAKERGLYELAFHNPRDFTHDPHRTVDDRPYGGGPGMVMLIEPLMQSIAAARSAQQAASGHCGKVVYLSPQGRRLDQAAVLELAAEPGLVLLCGRYEGVDQRLIERAVDEEVSLGDFVLSGGELPAMVLLDAIVRQLPGALNTADSAQEDSFVDGLLDCPHYTRPELYENDRVPEVLLSGNHAAIRRWRLKQSLGRTWLRRPDLLAARQLSKTELKLLEEFRQEQAGAKGGSSARTPDHKRHAPGGDLLCGQADANDKGRQH; translated from the coding sequence GTGATCACCCTGTTCCCGGAGATGTTCGCCGCCCTCACCGGCAGCGGCATCACCCGGCGGGCGAAGGAACGCGGGCTCTACGAACTGGCGTTCCACAACCCGCGCGACTTCACCCACGATCCGCACCGCACGGTGGACGACCGCCCGTACGGCGGCGGGCCGGGGATGGTGATGCTGATCGAACCGCTGATGCAGTCGATCGCCGCGGCGCGCAGTGCCCAGCAGGCAGCGAGCGGGCACTGCGGCAAGGTCGTCTATCTGTCGCCGCAAGGTCGCCGGCTGGACCAGGCGGCGGTGCTGGAACTGGCCGCGGAGCCCGGCCTGGTGCTGCTGTGCGGACGCTACGAGGGCGTCGACCAGCGCCTGATCGAGCGCGCCGTCGATGAGGAAGTGTCGCTCGGCGACTTCGTGCTGTCGGGCGGCGAACTGCCGGCGATGGTGCTGCTCGACGCGATCGTGCGCCAGTTGCCCGGCGCGCTGAACACGGCCGATTCGGCGCAGGAAGATTCCTTCGTCGACGGCCTGCTCGATTGTCCGCATTACACACGGCCTGAGTTGTACGAGAATGACCGGGTGCCCGAAGTGCTGTTGTCGGGCAACCACGCGGCGATCCGCCGCTGGCGGCTGAAGCAGTCCCTCGGCCGCACCTGGCTGCGCCGCCCCGATCTGCTGGCGGCGCGCCAGCTGAGCAAGACCGAATTGAAACTGCTTGAGGAATTCAGGCAGGAGCAAGCCGGGGCCAAAGGCGGCAGTAGCGCCCGAACGCCCGATCACAAACGGCACGCACCAGGTGGCGACCTGCTCTGCGGCCAGGCCGATGCGAACGACAAAGGCCGACAACATTGA
- a CDS encoding DUF2069 domain-containing protein translates to MSPQRLARVSSVSLLALIVLCVLWEGWLAPLRPGGSWLILKALPLLAAVFGILRGRRYTSQWMSMLALLYVTEGVLRVGDPGAAGVLAAFEIVLAATLFASTTLHARNTAPSRLKRD, encoded by the coding sequence ATGAGCCCGCAGCGGCTGGCGAGGGTGTCGAGCGTAAGCCTGCTCGCGCTGATCGTGCTGTGCGTGCTGTGGGAGGGCTGGCTGGCGCCGCTGCGTCCGGGCGGCTCGTGGCTGATCCTGAAAGCGCTGCCCCTGCTGGCGGCGGTGTTCGGCATCCTGCGCGGCAGGCGGTATACCTCGCAATGGATGTCGATGCTGGCCTTGCTGTATGTCACCGAAGGCGTGCTGCGGGTCGGCGACCCGGGGGCGGCGGGCGTGCTTGCTGCCTTCGAGATCGTGCTCGCGGCGACGCTGTTCGCCAGCACGACCTTGCATGCGCGCAACACCGCGCCGTCCCGCCTGAAGCGGGATTGA
- a CDS encoding DNA polymerase III subunit chi, which produces MPPRVRFYHNAPDRLVLALELVGRAYASGRKVAVRLADAEALRRFDQALWTSEPLDFVPHVTLASALASETPVVLAAAGEDAGWPHADLLFNLADDLPPGHEHFRTLVEIVAQGEAHALPARARWTEYRRRGLELKAFDAASRTAL; this is translated from the coding sequence ATGCCGCCGCGCGTCCGTTTCTATCACAACGCCCCCGACCGCCTCGTCCTCGCACTCGAGCTGGTCGGACGTGCCTACGCCAGCGGGCGCAAGGTGGCGGTACGCCTGGCCGACGCCGAAGCGCTGCGCCGCTTCGATCAGGCGCTGTGGACGTCCGAACCGCTCGACTTCGTCCCCCACGTCACCCTCGCCTCCGCGCTCGCGAGCGAAACGCCGGTGGTCCTGGCGGCGGCGGGCGAAGACGCAGGCTGGCCCCACGCCGACCTGCTGTTCAACCTCGCCGACGATCTTCCGCCCGGCCACGAGCACTTCCGCACGCTGGTCGAAATCGTCGCCCAGGGCGAAGCGCATGCCCTGCCGGCGCGCGCGCGGTGGACCGAGTACCGCCGCCGCGGACTGGAGCTGAAAGCCTTCGACGCCGCATCACGGACCGCCCTATGA
- the rplS gene encoding 50S ribosomal protein L19 yields the protein MNLIQQLEQEEIARLTQGKTLPAFAPGDTVIVQVKVKEGNRERLQAYEGVVIAKRNRGLNSSFIVRKISSGEGVERTFQTYSPLVAGVEVKRRGDVRRAKLYYLRQRSGKSARIKEKLDYKAAAAKKAAAQQQQQG from the coding sequence ATGAACCTGATTCAGCAACTCGAACAGGAAGAAATCGCCCGCCTCACCCAGGGCAAGACCCTCCCCGCGTTCGCCCCGGGCGACACGGTGATCGTCCAGGTCAAGGTGAAGGAAGGCAACCGCGAACGTCTGCAGGCCTACGAAGGCGTGGTGATCGCCAAGCGCAACCGCGGCCTCAACTCGTCCTTCATCGTCCGCAAGATCTCTTCGGGCGAAGGCGTCGAGCGTACTTTCCAGACCTACTCGCCGCTGGTGGCCGGAGTCGAAGTCAAGCGCCGCGGCGACGTCCGTCGCGCCAAGCTGTACTACCTGCGCCAGCGTTCGGGCAAGTCCGCACGGATCAAGGAAAAGCTCGACTACAAGGCCGCCGCCGCCAAGAAGGCCGCTGCGCAGCAACAGCAGCAGGGCTGA
- the wrbA gene encoding NAD(P)H:quinone oxidoreductase: MQEILVLYYSRRGSVRALAEQIAAGIHEVPGAAARVRTVPKVSAVCEAMEDEIPAEGPPYAELRDLEECIGLALGSPTRFGNMAAPLKYFVDGLGGAWANGALEGKPACVFTSSGSMHGGQETTLLSMMLPLLHHGMLLLGIPYSELALDATRSGGTPYGASHVAGRDGQAVLSPEELVLARAQGRRLADTALRLARRR, translated from the coding sequence ATGCAGGAAATCCTCGTCCTTTATTACAGCCGGCGCGGCTCGGTGCGGGCGCTGGCCGAGCAGATCGCCGCCGGCATCCACGAAGTGCCGGGCGCGGCGGCGCGCGTGCGCACGGTGCCGAAGGTCTCGGCCGTGTGCGAGGCGATGGAGGACGAGATTCCCGCCGAAGGGCCGCCCTACGCCGAGTTGCGGGATCTGGAAGAATGCATCGGTCTGGCGCTCGGAAGCCCGACCCGGTTCGGCAACATGGCCGCACCGCTGAAGTACTTTGTCGATGGCCTGGGCGGAGCTTGGGCCAATGGCGCGCTCGAGGGCAAGCCGGCGTGCGTGTTCACGTCCAGCGGCAGCATGCACGGCGGTCAGGAGACCACTTTGCTGAGCATGATGCTGCCCTTGCTGCACCACGGCATGCTGCTGCTCGGCATCCCGTACAGCGAGCTTGCGCTCGATGCGACGCGCAGCGGGGGCACGCCTTACGGCGCGAGCCACGTCGCCGGGCGCGACGGCCAGGCCGTGCTCAGCCCCGAAGAGCTCGTCCTTGCGCGGGCGCAGGGCCGGCGCCTGGCGGATACGGCGCTGCGCCTGGCGAGGCGGCGATGA
- the lptG gene encoding LPS export ABC transporter permease LptG, with the protein MSAVLLRYLAREILAATALVLFAVLGLFAFFDFINEIEDVGKGGYSLYQAFVYVLLTLPARAYELLPVAVLVGTLYALATLARHSEITVMRAAGMSTLALARSLGLIGLILVAATFVLGEYVAPPAENAAQEWKLTATKATVSQQLRSGLWVKDGRLVINVRTLMPDRTMRTARVYAFSDDYQLLSISEAERGVHDGGSEWKLLDVVRTNFRGTHTEVERLAEIGWRSDLTPEVLGVLMVSPEHMPFARLWTYIRHLRDNNQNADRFEIALWKKLIYPFAVLVMMALALPFGFTHDRMGGASARIFMGVMLGVGFHLLNGLFSNLGMINAWPPVLAALTPSLIFLAAAAALLRYVERR; encoded by the coding sequence GTGAGCGCGGTGCTGCTGCGCTACCTCGCGCGCGAGATCCTGGCGGCGACGGCGCTGGTGCTGTTCGCTGTCCTCGGCCTGTTCGCGTTCTTCGATTTCATCAACGAGATCGAGGATGTGGGCAAGGGGGGCTATTCCCTGTACCAGGCATTCGTCTATGTGCTGCTGACGCTGCCGGCGCGGGCCTATGAGCTGTTGCCGGTGGCGGTGCTGGTGGGCACGCTGTACGCCCTGGCGACGCTGGCTCGACATTCCGAAATCACCGTGATGCGGGCCGCGGGCATGTCCACCCTCGCGCTGGCGCGCTCGCTCGGGCTGATCGGGTTGATCCTCGTCGCCGCGACCTTCGTCCTCGGCGAGTATGTCGCGCCGCCCGCCGAGAATGCCGCGCAGGAATGGAAGCTCACCGCGACCAAGGCGACGGTATCGCAGCAGCTGCGCTCCGGATTGTGGGTCAAGGACGGCCGGCTGGTGATCAACGTGCGCACCCTGATGCCCGACCGCACGATGCGCACGGCCCGCGTGTACGCCTTCAGCGACGATTATCAGCTGCTCTCGATCAGCGAGGCCGAGCGTGGCGTCCATGACGGCGGCAGCGAGTGGAAGCTGCTCGACGTGGTGCGCACGAACTTTCGCGGGACGCATACCGAAGTCGAGCGCCTGGCCGAGATCGGCTGGCGCTCGGATCTGACGCCGGAAGTGCTGGGAGTGTTGATGGTGTCGCCCGAGCACATGCCTTTCGCCAGGCTGTGGACCTACATCCGCCACCTGCGCGACAACAACCAGAACGCGGACCGCTTCGAGATCGCGCTGTGGAAAAAGCTGATCTATCCGTTCGCGGTGCTGGTGATGATGGCGCTCGCCCTGCCGTTCGGCTTCACCCACGACCGCATGGGCGGCGCGAGTGCGCGCATCTTCATGGGCGTGATGCTGGGGGTGGGGTTCCACCTGCTCAACGGCCTGTTCTCCAACCTCGGCATGATCAACGCCTGGCCGCCGGTCCTCGCGGCACTGACGCCGAGTCTGATCTTCCTCGCCGCCGCCGCCGCCTTGCTGCGCTATGTCGAGCGGCGCTGA
- a CDS encoding leucyl aminopeptidase, producing the protein MEFTIKTADPAKLKAATLVLGAFADGRLPAPSAIVDAATEGRITRLVKHGDLEGKAGSTLLLHELPGIHAERVLLVGLGKPEEFTDKAYRDALAAAAKALAGSPGRDAAVALADVELDGRSLPWRLQQAARILADGAYRFEALKSDKDKKGGKARGAKKLSLLVGDKLGAELDRAVQQGHAVAAGMALAKDLGNLPGNLCTPGHLADTAQALGKQYKFDVEVLERADMEKLGMGALLSVARGSHQPPKFIVMEYKGAKAKARPVVLVGKGITFDTGGISLKPAAEMDEMKFDMCGAASVLGTFKAVAQMGLPINLVGLIPATENMPGGGATKPGDVVTSMSGQTIEVLNTDAEGRLILCDALTYAERFKPECVIDIATLTGACVVALGKIPSGLLANDDELAAELLRRGTESGDRAWQLPLWDEYQELLKSNFADMGNIGGRYAGTITAACFLSRFAKAYKWAHLDIAGTAWVSGEAKGATGRPVPLLAEFLIGRSRAKAA; encoded by the coding sequence ATGGAATTTACCATAAAGACCGCCGACCCGGCGAAGCTCAAGGCCGCCACCCTGGTGCTGGGCGCCTTTGCCGACGGCCGCCTGCCCGCTCCGAGCGCGATCGTCGACGCTGCCACCGAAGGCCGTATCACCCGCCTAGTCAAGCACGGCGACCTCGAGGGCAAGGCCGGCTCCACCCTTCTGCTGCACGAGCTGCCCGGCATCCATGCCGAGCGTGTGCTGCTGGTCGGCCTGGGCAAGCCCGAAGAGTTCACCGACAAAGCCTACCGCGACGCCCTCGCCGCCGCCGCCAAGGCCCTGGCCGGCAGCCCGGGCCGGGATGCCGCCGTCGCCCTGGCCGACGTCGAGCTCGACGGCCGCTCCCTCCCCTGGCGGCTGCAGCAGGCCGCCCGCATCCTCGCCGACGGCGCCTACCGTTTCGAGGCGCTGAAGTCCGACAAGGACAAGAAAGGCGGGAAGGCGCGCGGCGCGAAGAAACTGTCCCTGCTCGTCGGCGACAAGCTCGGCGCCGAACTCGACCGTGCCGTGCAGCAAGGCCATGCGGTGGCCGCCGGCATGGCGCTGGCGAAGGATCTGGGCAACCTGCCCGGCAACCTCTGCACTCCCGGCCACCTCGCCGACACCGCCCAGGCCCTCGGCAAGCAGTACAAGTTCGATGTCGAAGTGCTCGAGCGCGCCGACATGGAAAAGCTCGGCATGGGCGCGCTGCTGTCGGTGGCGCGCGGCTCGCACCAGCCGCCCAAGTTCATCGTCATGGAGTACAAGGGCGCCAAGGCGAAGGCCAGGCCGGTCGTGCTTGTCGGCAAGGGCATCACCTTCGACACCGGCGGCATCTCGCTCAAGCCCGCGGCCGAAATGGACGAGATGAAGTTCGACATGTGCGGCGCGGCGAGCGTGCTCGGCACCTTCAAGGCAGTCGCGCAGATGGGCTTGCCGATCAACCTCGTCGGCCTCATCCCCGCCACCGAGAACATGCCCGGCGGCGGCGCCACCAAGCCCGGCGACGTCGTCACCTCGATGTCGGGGCAGACCATCGAGGTCCTCAACACCGACGCCGAAGGCCGCCTGATCCTGTGCGACGCACTGACCTACGCCGAGCGCTTCAAGCCCGAGTGCGTGATCGACATCGCCACCCTCACCGGCGCCTGCGTCGTCGCCCTGGGCAAGATCCCCAGCGGGCTGCTCGCCAACGACGACGAACTCGCCGCCGAGTTGCTGCGGCGCGGCACCGAATCCGGCGACCGCGCCTGGCAGCTGCCGCTGTGGGACGAATACCAGGAACTGCTCAAGAGCAACTTCGCCGACATGGGCAACATCGGCGGCCGCTACGCCGGCACCATCACCGCCGCCTGCTTCCTGTCGCGCTTCGCCAAGGCCTACAAGTGGGCGCACCTGGACATCGCCGGCACCGCCTGGGTGTCGGGCGAGGCCAAGGGCGCAACCGGGCGTCCGGTGCCCCTGCTGGCCGAGTTCCTGATCGGCCGCAGCCGGGCGAAGGCCGCCTGA
- the lptF gene encoding LPS export ABC transporter permease LptF, with the protein MIFRRALQREFAQTAAAVFVALFAILISSVLIRLLGQAAGGRVPADAVLALIGFGALAQLPTVLTLTLFIAILLSLSRSYRDSEMVVWFASGVPLTAWIAPVLLFILPLVVVVGAGSLFLAPWSQQKSAEYREALDSRDDTQRVAPGVFRESAGAQRVFFVEVGAGEDGRVGNVFVSEETADGELVVIASAEGYLRTDDEGRRFVVLEKGRRYDGRAGTPQYRVMEFERYEVQVEQKAVASPPARARALPTATLLAQAGPRDLGELLGRIGAPLAALLLGLMAIPLSFVNPRAGRASNLLVAVLVYLLYSNAISIFQSWVSQGKVGFAAGLLLPHMAVLGALALMFHTRLAVSPFWRRRV; encoded by the coding sequence ATGATCTTCCGGCGCGCCCTCCAGCGGGAATTCGCCCAGACGGCGGCTGCGGTGTTCGTGGCCCTGTTCGCGATCCTGATCTCCTCGGTGCTGATCCGCCTCCTCGGCCAGGCGGCAGGCGGGCGCGTGCCGGCCGACGCGGTGCTGGCGCTGATCGGCTTCGGCGCCCTCGCGCAGTTGCCGACGGTGCTGACGCTGACGCTGTTCATCGCGATCCTGTTGTCGCTGTCGCGCAGCTACCGGGACTCCGAAATGGTGGTCTGGTTCGCCTCCGGTGTGCCGCTGACGGCGTGGATCGCGCCGGTGCTGCTGTTCATCCTGCCGCTGGTGGTCGTGGTCGGCGCCGGTTCGCTGTTCCTGGCGCCGTGGTCGCAGCAAAAGAGCGCCGAATACCGGGAGGCGCTCGACAGCCGCGACGACACCCAGCGGGTGGCGCCCGGCGTGTTCCGCGAGTCGGCGGGCGCGCAGCGGGTGTTCTTCGTCGAGGTCGGTGCCGGTGAGGACGGACGGGTGGGCAACGTTTTCGTCAGCGAGGAAACGGCCGACGGCGAACTCGTGGTGATCGCCTCGGCCGAAGGCTATCTGCGCACCGACGACGAAGGGCGGCGTTTCGTGGTGCTGGAAAAGGGGCGCCGCTACGACGGTCGTGCGGGCACGCCGCAGTACCGGGTGATGGAGTTCGAACGCTACGAAGTCCAGGTCGAGCAGAAGGCGGTGGCCAGCCCGCCTGCGCGCGCCCGCGCTCTGCCCACCGCCACCCTGCTCGCGCAGGCCGGGCCACGTGACCTGGGCGAGCTGCTCGGACGGATCGGCGCACCGCTGGCGGCCTTGCTGCTCGGGCTGATGGCGATTCCGCTGTCGTTCGTCAATCCGCGCGCCGGACGGGCGAGCAACCTGCTGGTGGCGGTGCTGGTGTACCTGCTCTACAGCAATGCGATTTCGATCTTCCAGTCGTGGGTGTCCCAGGGCAAGGTCGGGTTCGCCGCCGGCCTGCTGCTGCCGCACATGGCGGTGCTCGGGGCGCTCGCGCTGATGTTCCACACCCGGCTGGCGGTGTCGCCGTTCTGGCGGAGGCGGGTATGA